The segment GCAGAAAAATATCTATTTGAACTACCCCTTGGAGGAACTGCCCTTGGAACGGGGATAAATACACACCCAGAGTTTGCAAAGATTGCTATCAAGGAGATCGCAGGATTTACAGGAATAGATTTTAAACAGTGTGAAAACCTTTTTGAAGGAATTGCGACGAAGGATGCTACAGTTTTCTTTGCCGGAGCTTTAAATACCCTTGCGGTATCTTTGATGAAGATTGCAAATGATTTAAGATTACTGAGCTCTGGCCCCCGCTGTGGGATTGGAGAGATATCCCTCCCTTCACTACAGCCCGGAAGCTCCATAATGCCCGGCAAGGTAAATCCTGTAATTCCGGAGGCTACGATACAGGTGGCGGCGGAAGTGATGGGGAATGTACATACCATAACTATTGCTGGTGCGAGTAGTTTACTTGATCTTAACGTTATGATGTCTCTCATAGCTTACAAAGGTTTGAGATCCATCAAACTACTTGTAACCCTTATAAATACTCTGGGGGACAAATGTATAAAAGGTATAGAGGCAAATATTGATAGATGCGAAGAACTTGTTGAATGGTCAATGGCTATAGTCACACCTCTTGCCCTTAAAGTGGGATACGACAAGGCTGCAGAAATAGCATATAAGGCATTTAAGGAGAGAAAGACAGTAAAACAGGTGGTGAAAGAGATGGGGATAATGTCAGATGAAGAGGTGGAAGAATTTTTTGATCCCAAAAAAATGGTTTAGACTATGGTAATAGAGCAGATTTCAGATAGAAAGATTAAAATCATACTTGGGGAGCAGATCGATATTGTATCCAATATCAGGATTAATAGGATCGTCTCTTTGATTAAAGAAAGGTTTCCTGATTGCATTAATACAATAATTGCTTATTCTTCAGCCTACTGTGAATTTGCTTCAGGTATCGATATGGATGAATTGAGAAGGATTTTTGATTCTTTTGTGGAAGAGGAACCCGATCTAAAGATGAAGATAGTTGTGAAAGAGATACCTGTATGTTATGATGAAGAATTCTCTCCCGATAGGGATTTTGTTGAAAGTTATACCGGTCTTAGCTTTGAAGATGTGGTAAGAATACATACTGAACGGATATACTATATATATTTTCTCGGTTTTTTACCAGGGTTCCCGTATCTGGGTGGGTTGGATAAAAGAATACATATACCCAGAAGAAAAGAGCCAAGATTGTTGGTTAAAGCGGGATCTGTGGGTATAGGTGGTGTGCAGACTGGGATATACCCCCTTGATAGCCCTGGAGGATGGCAGATAATAGGAAGGACACCAATTAAGTTGTTTGATAAAAAACGAAAAGAGCCGTTTCTTTTGAAATCTTCAGAGGGGGTTTTATTCAAAAAAATAGATAAAAAAGAGTTTGATGAGATTTTAAAGGATGAGGGATTTAGATTAAATTCATTTACTGTGGAGCTAAAAGAGGTGATTTATCATGATTAAAGTTTTGGATGGAGGTCTTTTTACGACTGTCCAGGATCTGGGTAGATTTGGATTTGGTGAATTTGGTGTTCCAAAGTCAGGAGCTATGGATGATTTTTCCTACGAACTTGGAAATATACTGGTGGGGAATTTTCAAGGGGAAGCAGTCCTTGAATTCACACAGAAGGCTGGTGTGTATGAATTCCTCTCGGATTGCACAATTCTTCTTGCCGGAGTAGATTTTGGTTTTAGCATAAATGATGAACCTGTGGAGATGTTTAAAACATATTTTGTTAAAAAAGGGTCTATTTTGAGGGATTCAGGAGCTATAACTGGATATAGATCCTATCTATCTGTTGCAGGTGGGATAGATCTCCCTCTGGAGCTTGGTAGCAGATCTACTTTTGTTAGGGGAAGAATTGGAGGTATTGAAGGTAGAAGGCTTCAGAAAGGGGATTTTTTAAAAATTGGAAAGAGTAGATTTAGATTAAAACGCCCCATAAGACTTGGCAAAACAGATCAACCAGATTTTGGTATATCCAGAATAAGAGTTATACCATCACCCAGAATGAAAAGTATTGAAAATTTTTTAAATGTTAAATATAATGTTGCTGTGGATATTGATAGAATGGGAATAAGATTAAAAAATAGTGAAAAAATATATAGTAATGTTGAATATGATATTGTATCTGAGCCTGTTGTGCCGGGGGTGGTGCAGATAAACAATTCCGGTGAACCCACAATACTCATGAACGATTGTCAGACAACAGGGGGCTACAGGATACTTGGATATGTTATAGATGCTGATCTATATAAAGTTGCCCAGCTAAGACCCAGGGATACCATATCATTTGAATTGATAGATTTTAATCAAGCTTGTGCTATAATTAATAGGAGGAAGAAAATGTTTGGGAGACTTAAAATTGCTGTGGAGTTGAGTAATGAGTATTGATCTAAATTGTGATCTTGGTGAGAGTTTTGGTGCATATAAAATCGGAAATGATGAAGAGGTGATTAAGTTTGTGGATAGGGTCAATATCGCCTGCGGTTTTCATGCCGGAGATCCCATCGTTATGGATAAGACTGTATCACTGGCTAAAGATTACAACGTAAAGGTGGGGGCTCACCCATCCTACAGAGATTTTGTCGGATTTGGCAGAAGGTTTCTGGATGCGTCACCTAAAGAGATTGAAAATGATATTATTTATCAGATTGGTGCCCTACATGCCTTTTGTTTGAAACATTCGATACAGCTTGATCATGTTAAACCCCATGGGGCGCTTTACAACAGAGCAGCAGTGGATTTTGATACAGCAATGGCGGTTGCAAGGGGGATAAAGGCTTTTGATAGGAATTTAAAAATGGTTGTGCTTTGTAATTCAGAGATGGTAAGGGCAGCTGAGATGGCGGGGCTAACATACCTTAAGGAGGCTTTTGCCGATAGGCACTACGATGATAATGGCAGGCTTGTGAGTAGAAAGGTAAATGGGGCGGTAATTGATGATCTTAATTTGATACTCAGCAGGGTGAAAAGGATGATTACCGATGGGATGGTGGAGTCTATAACTGGAAAAGTGATAAAATTAAATCCAGATACGATATGCGTTCATGGTGACAATGAAAAAGCTCTTGAAATAGCTAAAAATTTAAATTTACTACTAAAGGAGTATAAAAATAGTAAAGGAGGTAAATTATGAAAAGATTTTTGACGTTATTGTTCTGTTTGGTTTTCTCTGCATTTGGTTTTGCCATTGAAAAATGGGATATGCCAACGCCTTATCCTGTGGGGAATTTTCATACCGTAAACATCCAGAAGTTTGCAGATGATGTGGAAAAGATGACAGGTGGTAAGATTAAAATTACTGTACACCCAAATGCTTCACTATTTAAAATGGGTGAGATCAAAAGAGCTGTTCAAACTGGACAGGTTCAGATAGGGGAAGTGATATTTTCCTCATTGGAAAATGAAGATCCTATTATGGGGATAGACGCTGTGCCATTCCTTGCAACTGGATATGATGAAGCTGCAAAACTGTGGAAAGTTTCAAAACCTGTTATTGAAAAAAGATTCGATGCACAGGGATTGAAAATACTTTTTTCGGTTCCATGGCCTCCTCAGGGACTTTACACTAAAAAAGAGATTAAAAGTGTTGCGGATCTTAAGGGTTTGAAACTTAGATCATATAATCCAACAATCTCCAGAATAGCTGAACTGGTGGGAGCTCAGCCTGTGACGATTCAAGCGGCGGAGCTTGCTCAGGCCCTTGCAACTGGCGTTGTGAATGCTTTTATCTCCTCTTCTGCAACAGGTGTGGATACAAAATCCTGGGAAACAATGACATATTTTTATGATATCAAAGCATGGCTTCCAAAAAATATTGTTTTTGTGAATAAAAAGGTGTTTGAGGCTTTGCCAGAGGATTATAAAAAAGCTATCCTGAAAGCATCTGAAATTGCTGAAAAAAGAGGATGGGAGATGAGTAAAGAAAATTATACATCAACTAAGAAAATTCTTGCCGAAAAGATGAAGGTGATGGAGCCATCAAAACAGCTTAAGGATGATCTTGCTAAAATAGGAGTGACTTTAACCAATGACTGGATCAAAAAAGCTGGTAATGAGGGAGAACTTTTAATAAAAGAGTTTAAAAAATAAAATGGAAAGATTTTACAGAGTATTTCTGTGGGTTGCCGCATTCTTTAACGTGGCAACCCTTGTTATGATACTTTTAAGCATATCTGTAAGGCTAGTGGGTAGCTCATTACCCGGTCTTGATGCTTACTCTGGCTATTTTATTGCGGCATCTTTTTTCCTCGCTCTTGCAGAAACTTTTCACAGAAATGAGCATATAAGGGTGTCTATATTGATAAATAACTTAAAAGATCCATATAAGAGATATCTTGATCTATTTGCTATGTTAGCTGGAATCTTTATCGTTGGATACTTAACTTTTTTTTCGGCAAGAATGGTTTTATTTTCGTATAAATTCAATGATATTTCACAACTTCCTGATGCAACACCTTTATGGATCCCTCAGCTTTCTTTTGTTATTGGGATGTTTCTGTTGCTTTTATCGATTATCCAAAGATTCATAAAGACATTTAATAAAAAAGGTGATGTATGAGTGAAGTGGCAGTATCGATTTACCTTGTATTAATTTTGTTTTTCTGGTTGGCTTCAGGCCTCTGGATAGGTTTAGCTCTGTCATTGGTGGGTTATCTGGGGATGTTTCTTTTTACAAGTAGACCGATTGGTGATAGCATGGTGATGACCATCTGGGGTTCGATGTCAAGCTGGACTCTCACTGCTCTTCCGATGTTTATATGGATGGGGGAGATACTTTTTAGAACAAGATTGAGTGAAGATATTTTCAAAGGTGTTGCCCCGTGGGTGGAAAAGATACCTGGTAAACTCTTGCATGTTAATGTCGTAGCCTGTACTATTTTTGCTGCCGTTTCAGGCTCTTCTGCTGCTACTACCGCAACGATAGGTAAAATTACAATACCAGAGCTGATGAAGAGGGGTTATCCGGAAGAGAAGATAGTAGGGACATTAGCGGGGGCTGGTACCCTCGGATTTTTAATACCACCCTCCATCATAATGATTGTTTATGGCGTATCAGCAAATGTATCGATTGCTAAACTTTTCATTGCTGGAGTAATGCCTGGTATTACTCTGGCTGTAATGTTTATGCTTTATATTGCATTATGGAGTATTTTTAATAAAAAGAGATTACCTGAAGGTAGACAAAAATATAGTTTTGTCGACAAAATTAAATCTTCCAAAAATCTGATTCTACCTGTTCTGCTTATACTTGCTGTACTTGGTTCAATTTATACTGGTGTAGCTACTGCAACGGAGGCTGCGGGGATAGGGGTTCTTGGTTCACTGGTGATAGCTTTTATACAGGGGACTTTAAATTGGAAGACATTTTCAGAAAGTCTTTTATCCGCCACAAGACTTTATGCTATGATAGCCCTTATTTTAGCTGGTTCCTCTTTTTTAAGCCTATCGATGGGGTTTATAGGTTTACCAAGGCATCTGGCTGAGGTGATATCTTCATTAAACTTATCCCCACAGGGGTTGATTGTTGTTTTAACTGTTTTCTATATTATTTTGGGTATGTTTATTGATGGTATCTCTATGGTTGTGCTTACAATATCTGTATTGCTACCTTCTATTTCTCAGGCTGGGATAGATCTAATATGGTTTGGAGTTTTTCTTGTGATAGTTGTGGAATTAGCACAAATAACCCCTCCTGTGGGTTTCAACCTTTTTGTAATCCAGGGATTAACGGGAAAAGATCTTGGATATATTGCTAAGCAGTCTTTACCAGCATTCATAATAATGTGTTTTTTAGTCTTGCTAATTTTTGTTTACCCGGATATAGTTTTGTACCTACCAAATAAAATGCGGGGTTAGATGAGCGAACTTAAAAGTTTTTTAAAAAATCTTGACATACTTATTGTAGATGACGATAAAGTTTCCACTCTTGTTTTGAAAAAATATCTTGAGGGTGTATTTAATTCTATCCATCATGCAGAAAATGGCAAATTGGGGTTGATTGCTTTTCTACAAAAGAAGTTTGATATAATAGTGACAGATGTTTATATGCCGGAAATGGATGGGATAGAGATGATCAAAAAGATAAGGCAGGTGGATCTGGAGATACCTATAGTAGTAATTACCTCTTCCGATGATATAAATGATATGAAGGAGCTTTTGAATTTGGGTATAGGAAGGTTTATTCAGAAACCTATTACTAAAAGTATGCTTATAAATGCTCTTCTGGATGCTTCAAGCCGTATAGTATTAAAACAGAGGCTGATTAAAGAAAAGGAGATGGAGATAGAGTTACTTAAATATAGAGATCGCTATCATACTGATCAACAGACTATGGCTTATAAAAAGGAGATTAACCTTCTTAAAAACGATCTTGAGAAGAAAAAACTGTCTTTTAGTGGATACGATTTTGTTTTTAATTCATTTTATAAACCTATGGAGATCCTCTGTGGGGATGCTTTTATATATAGATACTTAGGAGATGGAAAGATTTTGGGTGTAATTCTGGATACAATGGGTAAAGGGCTTTCTGCTTCGGTTACATCGGTGCTATCCGTTGCATTTATGAACCATGCTGTGGATAAAAGTCTTGAAAATAAAGATTTTGATTTCATTACCACACTCAATAGTTTTTTAACTTACGTAAAAAAAGTTTTACTTGAAGAGGAGATGCTTTCTGCGTCATTCTTCTTAATGGATCTTAATTTACTAAAATGTGAATATGCCCATTGTGGTATGCCATCCATACTGCTGAAAGATGATAAAAATAATATTTATGAATTAGAAAGTAACAACCCACCCATAAATAAATTCACTCCTTTTATTTCAACCCTTTGTATCGATTTAAAAGATGTTGATTCTATGTTCATTGCTACTGACGGTCTTGTGGAATCATTTACAAAAGATGGTGAGGTATATCTAACATCCATTGCCAATGATTTTAAAAAATCATTGTTCTACAATAATTTTGAGAACAAATTTGTGGATAGTATCCTCTCTTTTTCTGATGATGTTACCATTTTTTACTTTAAAAGGATTAAACTTGAGAAATTATGGGAGATAAACAAAGAGCTAAACACAGATATGGATGATATTAATGAATTTTTAAATGAGATGGATGCTTTCTTAAGAAAGAAGCATGTGAAAGATGAGGCACTATCAAAAATTAATATTTCTTTGTATGAGTTTTTAATGAATGCATATGAACACGGCAACCTTGGGATAGATGTGGATAAAAAGCATAAGTTAATAGGAGATAATTTGTTGGAAAATTATTGTAGAGAACTCGAGAAAAAATGTGATAAGAAAATTTTTCTTAAATACGGAATTTATTATATCAATGGAGAGGAGTTTTTTGGGGCCACTATAAGGGATGAAGGTGAAGGATTTAATATAAATATGACAAATAGAGCATTGGAAAATATAGAATATTACTGTGGTAGAGGTATAGTTTTGTCGAATACATTTGTGGATGCATTATACTATAATATGAAGGGGAATGAGGTTACTTTTTACGTTAGATGGTAAGAAGTAGTTATATAAATAAAAACTATGTAGGAGGTTAATGATGAAAAAACTGTTTGTAATGTTTTTAGCAGTTGTTGTTTTGTTCGTTGGTAAAAATTCTTTTGCCGACGATAAAAACCTTATAATTGCCACCGCCACCCCTGGTGGTACATATTATCCTGTGGGTGTGGCAATTGGGACATTGATAAGTATCAAGCTAAAAGCTTCACATGGAATCCAGGCTACAGCCATCAACTCTGCAGGTTCAGGAGAGAATATCTCAATGATGAAAAAGAAGGAGGCAGACCTTGCTCTTTTGCAATCACTGTTTGCCCATGAAGCATACGCAGGTGAAGGGATGTATGCTGGAAAGGCTGAAAAAGATTTCAGAGCGATTACAATGTTGTGGCAAAATGTAGAGCATTTTCCTATACTAAAAGAGTATGTGAAAACTGGAACGATAACAGATCTGCATAATTTAAAAGGGAAACCTTTTTCAATAGGTAAAAGAGGGAGCGGTACAGAAGGTTCCGGGAGAGCTATTTTAAAATCTCTTGGATTCGATGTGGATAAGGAATTCAAACTGGAATACCTCGATTACAATCAATCTGTTCAAGCTATGATGGATAAAAGAGTTGGTGCTGCTAATATTCCGGCAGGTGTTCCTGCTTCAGCGATTACTCAGCTTTATGCTCAGCTTGGTGAAAAAGGTGCTATTGTTTTAGATTTTACAGATGAGCAGCTGAAAAAGATAAGGGATCATTACCCTATCTGGACAAGATATGTTATCAAAAAGGGTACTTACCCAGGTCAAACAAAGGATATAAATACAATAGGCCAGCCAAATATTCTCGTGGCAAGAAAAGATCTATCTGAAGAAACTGTATATTTAGTAACAAAGACGATTTTTGAGAACCTTCAGTTTTTATCCAACATTCACCCTGCAACAAAGGAACTGAGTTTAAAAGAGGCACTGGATGGTTTGCCTGTACCCCTTCACCCGGGAGCTTACAAATATTTTAAAGAAAAAGGGCTAAGTATACCTCAAGAACTTATGCCAAGATAAAGATATGAGGCTGGTGGGCAATCCACCAGCTTAGTATTTAGTATTATATTGGAGATGATATGAAAGAAGAAAAGATTGAGGTTGTGGAAGATAAAACAGGAGAAAGTATTGTTACTAAAAGGGAATTAAAGGGGTTTTGGGATAATTTTATCTATTGGTTTGCAGTGGTTACTTCATTATTACATTTATGGTATAATAGTTTTGGAATTCTACCGGAATTAAGGCTTAATGCTATACATTATGGCATGATGCTTTTCATGGGATTTTTAATATATCCTTTAAGTGTTAAGAAGGCAAAAGAGACATTCAAAATCGATATTGTATTAGCTTTTTTAGCATTGACGGCTGCGCTTTATCTACTCCTTTTTGAAGAGGCTCTAAATTTAAGAAATCAGGAAGTAAATACTTATGATATGGTGGCTGCTTCAGTAGCCCTGCTGCTCCTGCTCGAAATTACAAGAAG is part of the Calditerrivibrio nitroreducens DSM 19672 genome and harbors:
- a CDS encoding class II fumarate hydratase, with protein sequence MGYRVEKDSMGEVRVPEEAYWGAQTARALENFVISGEWLPVEFIKAIAIVKMASAISNVELGLLDKTKGDAIIKASLEVIEGKFDDQFPVDIFQTGSATSTNMNVNEVIANRACELLGGKKGDKKLCHPNDDVNRGQSSNDVIPTAIHISFVLEGKKLIMAIENLAKVFEKKVEEFKDIIKIGRTHLMDAVPMTLGQEFSGHLYQVKNSIRRLKDAEKYLFELPLGGTALGTGINTHPEFAKIAIKEIAGFTGIDFKQCENLFEGIATKDATVFFAGALNTLAVSLMKIANDLRLLSSGPRCGIGEISLPSLQPGSSIMPGKVNPVIPEATIQVAAEVMGNVHTITIAGASSLLDLNVMMSLIAYKGLRSIKLLVTLINTLGDKCIKGIEANIDRCEELVEWSMAIVTPLALKVGYDKAAEIAYKAFKERKTVKQVVKEMGIMSDEEVEEFFDPKKMV
- the pxpB gene encoding 5-oxoprolinase subunit PxpB, yielding MVIEQISDRKIKIILGEQIDIVSNIRINRIVSLIKERFPDCINTIIAYSSAYCEFASGIDMDELRRIFDSFVEEEPDLKMKIVVKEIPVCYDEEFSPDRDFVESYTGLSFEDVVRIHTERIYYIYFLGFLPGFPYLGGLDKRIHIPRRKEPRLLVKAGSVGIGGVQTGIYPLDSPGGWQIIGRTPIKLFDKKRKEPFLLKSSEGVLFKKIDKKEFDEILKDEGFRLNSFTVELKEVIYHD
- a CDS encoding biotin-dependent carboxyltransferase family protein produces the protein MIKVLDGGLFTTVQDLGRFGFGEFGVPKSGAMDDFSYELGNILVGNFQGEAVLEFTQKAGVYEFLSDCTILLAGVDFGFSINDEPVEMFKTYFVKKGSILRDSGAITGYRSYLSVAGGIDLPLELGSRSTFVRGRIGGIEGRRLQKGDFLKIGKSRFRLKRPIRLGKTDQPDFGISRIRVIPSPRMKSIENFLNVKYNVAVDIDRMGIRLKNSEKIYSNVEYDIVSEPVVPGVVQINNSGEPTILMNDCQTTGGYRILGYVIDADLYKVAQLRPRDTISFELIDFNQACAIINRRKKMFGRLKIAVELSNEY
- a CDS encoding 5-oxoprolinase subunit PxpA, giving the protein MSIDLNCDLGESFGAYKIGNDEEVIKFVDRVNIACGFHAGDPIVMDKTVSLAKDYNVKVGAHPSYRDFVGFGRRFLDASPKEIENDIIYQIGALHAFCLKHSIQLDHVKPHGALYNRAAVDFDTAMAVARGIKAFDRNLKMVVLCNSEMVRAAEMAGLTYLKEAFADRHYDDNGRLVSRKVNGAVIDDLNLILSRVKRMITDGMVESITGKVIKLNPDTICVHGDNEKALEIAKNLNLLLKEYKNSKGGKL
- a CDS encoding TRAP transporter substrate-binding protein gives rise to the protein MKRFLTLLFCLVFSAFGFAIEKWDMPTPYPVGNFHTVNIQKFADDVEKMTGGKIKITVHPNASLFKMGEIKRAVQTGQVQIGEVIFSSLENEDPIMGIDAVPFLATGYDEAAKLWKVSKPVIEKRFDAQGLKILFSVPWPPQGLYTKKEIKSVADLKGLKLRSYNPTISRIAELVGAQPVTIQAAELAQALATGVVNAFISSSATGVDTKSWETMTYFYDIKAWLPKNIVFVNKKVFEALPEDYKKAILKASEIAEKRGWEMSKENYTSTKKILAEKMKVMEPSKQLKDDLAKIGVTLTNDWIKKAGNEGELLIKEFKK
- a CDS encoding TRAP transporter small permease; amino-acid sequence: MERFYRVFLWVAAFFNVATLVMILLSISVRLVGSSLPGLDAYSGYFIAASFFLALAETFHRNEHIRVSILINNLKDPYKRYLDLFAMLAGIFIVGYLTFFSARMVLFSYKFNDISQLPDATPLWIPQLSFVIGMFLLLLSIIQRFIKTFNKKGDV
- a CDS encoding TRAP transporter large permease, producing MSEVAVSIYLVLILFFWLASGLWIGLALSLVGYLGMFLFTSRPIGDSMVMTIWGSMSSWTLTALPMFIWMGEILFRTRLSEDIFKGVAPWVEKIPGKLLHVNVVACTIFAAVSGSSAATTATIGKITIPELMKRGYPEEKIVGTLAGAGTLGFLIPPSIIMIVYGVSANVSIAKLFIAGVMPGITLAVMFMLYIALWSIFNKKRLPEGRQKYSFVDKIKSSKNLILPVLLILAVLGSIYTGVATATEAAGIGVLGSLVIAFIQGTLNWKTFSESLLSATRLYAMIALILAGSSFLSLSMGFIGLPRHLAEVISSLNLSPQGLIVVLTVFYIILGMFIDGISMVVLTISVLLPSISQAGIDLIWFGVFLVIVVELAQITPPVGFNLFVIQGLTGKDLGYIAKQSLPAFIIMCFLVLLIFVYPDIVLYLPNKMRG
- a CDS encoding response regulator — its product is MSELKSFLKNLDILIVDDDKVSTLVLKKYLEGVFNSIHHAENGKLGLIAFLQKKFDIIVTDVYMPEMDGIEMIKKIRQVDLEIPIVVITSSDDINDMKELLNLGIGRFIQKPITKSMLINALLDASSRIVLKQRLIKEKEMEIELLKYRDRYHTDQQTMAYKKEINLLKNDLEKKKLSFSGYDFVFNSFYKPMEILCGDAFIYRYLGDGKILGVILDTMGKGLSASVTSVLSVAFMNHAVDKSLENKDFDFITTLNSFLTYVKKVLLEEEMLSASFFLMDLNLLKCEYAHCGMPSILLKDDKNNIYELESNNPPINKFTPFISTLCIDLKDVDSMFIATDGLVESFTKDGEVYLTSIANDFKKSLFYNNFENKFVDSILSFSDDVTIFYFKRIKLEKLWEINKELNTDMDDINEFLNEMDAFLRKKHVKDEALSKINISLYEFLMNAYEHGNLGIDVDKKHKLIGDNLLENYCRELEKKCDKKIFLKYGIYYINGEEFFGATIRDEGEGFNINMTNRALENIEYYCGRGIVLSNTFVDALYYNMKGNEVTFYVRW
- a CDS encoding TAXI family TRAP transporter solute-binding subunit — protein: MKKLFVMFLAVVVLFVGKNSFADDKNLIIATATPGGTYYPVGVAIGTLISIKLKASHGIQATAINSAGSGENISMMKKKEADLALLQSLFAHEAYAGEGMYAGKAEKDFRAITMLWQNVEHFPILKEYVKTGTITDLHNLKGKPFSIGKRGSGTEGSGRAILKSLGFDVDKEFKLEYLDYNQSVQAMMDKRVGAANIPAGVPASAITQLYAQLGEKGAIVLDFTDEQLKKIRDHYPIWTRYVIKKGTYPGQTKDINTIGQPNILVARKDLSEETVYLVTKTIFENLQFLSNIHPATKELSLKEALDGLPVPLHPGAYKYFKEKGLSIPQELMPR